A stretch of Panthera uncia isolate 11264 chromosome A1 unlocalized genomic scaffold, Puncia_PCG_1.0 HiC_scaffold_16, whole genome shotgun sequence DNA encodes these proteins:
- the MZT1 gene encoding mitotic-spindle organizing protein 1 isoform X1: MASSSGAGAAAAAANLNAVRETMDVLLEISRILNTGLDMETLSICVRLCEQGINPEALSSVIKELRKATEALKKSPAVFRIFLAL; this comes from the exons ATGGCGAGTAGCAGCGGTGccggagcggcggcggcggcggcgaatCTGAACGCGGTGAGGGAGACCATGGATG TTCTGTTGGAAATTTCAAGAATTTTGAATACTGGCTTAGATATGGAAACTCTGTCTATTTGTGTACGTCTTTGTGAACAAGGAATTAACCCAGAAGCTTTATCGTCGGTTATTAAGGAACTTCGCAAGGCCACTGAAGCACTAAAG AAGTCTCCAGCTGTGTTTAGAATTTTCCTTGCGTTGTGA
- the MZT1 gene encoding mitotic-spindle organizing protein 1 isoform X2 has translation MASSSGAGAAAAAANLNAVRETMDVLLEISRILNTGLDMETLSICVRLCEQGINPEALSSVIKELRKATEALKAAENATS, from the exons ATGGCGAGTAGCAGCGGTGccggagcggcggcggcggcggcgaatCTGAACGCGGTGAGGGAGACCATGGATG TTCTGTTGGAAATTTCAAGAATTTTGAATACTGGCTTAGATATGGAAACTCTGTCTATTTGTGTACGTCTTTGTGAACAAGGAATTAACCCAGAAGCTTTATCGTCGGTTATTAAGGAACTTCGCAAGGCCACTGAAGCACTAAAG